In a single window of the Penaeus chinensis breed Huanghai No. 1 chromosome 4, ASM1920278v2, whole genome shotgun sequence genome:
- the LOC125025154 gene encoding ATP-dependent (S)-NAD(P)H-hydrate dehydratase-like, translated as MSINGPQLSGLVSGVVPPLTYAAHKGQAGRIGIMGGSLEYTGAPYFAAMTALRIGADLTHIFCHRDAAVPLKSYSPELIVHPLLDANDPMTEMEEWLPRLHALVLGPGLGRRPQTFATLGHVIEAAKDRQLLLIIDADALFYLNENYDTLQGYANAILTPNKVEFARLYRAIMKGEMKAEQVAPEHVQQVAKKLGVTIACKGNIDVIASGDTLVTCDIPGSPRRCGGQGDVLSGAAAVLHYWAFGTAAATSEKPVYPPAVVAAWGACALTRRAAALAFSQRGRGTLTTDMLLCISQAFSSLFLQSKAK; from the coding sequence ATGTCAATCAACGGGCCGCAGTTGTCTGGCTTGGTGTCTGGGGTGGTGCCGCCCCTCACCTATGCCGCCCACAAGGGCCAGGCAGGCCGGATCGGCATCATGGGCGGCTCGCTTGAGTACACGGGCGCGCCGTACTTCGCAGCCATGACGGCGCTCCGCATCGGCGCCGACTTGACGCACATCTTCTGCCACCGCGACGCCGCCGTGCCACTCAAGTCGTACTCGCCGGAGCTGATCGTGCACCCGCTGCTGGACGCCAACGACCCCATGACCGAGATGGAGGAGTGGCTGCCGCGGCTGCACGCGCTCGTGCTCGGGCCTGGCCTCGGGCGGCGGCCGCAGACCTTCGCCACGCTCGGCCACGTCATCGAGGCCGCCAAGGACCGCCAGCTGCTGCTCATCATCGACGCCGATGCACTCTTCTACCTCAACGAGAACTACGACACGCTGCAGGGATACGCCAACGCCATCCTCACGCCCAACAAGGTCGAGTTCGCGCGCCTCTACAGAGCGATCATGAAGGGCGAGATGAAGGCGGAGCAAGTGGCCCCCGAGCACGTCCAGCAGGTGGCCAAGAAGCTCGGCGTGACCATCGCGTGCAAAGGCAACATCGACGTCATCGCAAGCGGCGACACACTGGTCACATGCGACATCCCCGGCTCCCCGAGACGCTGCGGCGGCCAGGGCGACGTGCTGAGCGGCGCTGCGGCCGTGCTGCACTACTGGGCCTTCGGGACGGCGGCGGCGACCTCGGAGAAACCCGTGTACCCCCCGGCAGTGGTGGCGGCATGGGGGGCGTGCGCGCTGACCCGAAGAGCAGCCGCTCTTGCCTTCAGCCAGCGCGGACGCGGCACGCTCACCACAGACATGTTGCTGTGCATTAGCCAGGCCTTCTCGTCGTTGTTCTTGCAGTCGAAGGCCAAGTAG